A part of Misgurnus anguillicaudatus chromosome 6, ASM2758022v2, whole genome shotgun sequence genomic DNA contains:
- the arpp19b gene encoding cAMP-regulated phosphoprotein 19b — protein MSSEVEASTEEQQEMQDTVVSPEKAEEVKLKARYPHLGTRPGGSDLLRKRLQKGQKYFDSGDYNMAKAKMKNKQLPTAAAEKTEITGDHIPTPQDLPQRKQSLVASKLAV, from the exons ATGTCTAGTGAAGTGGAGGCGAGTACAGAGGAGCAGCAG GAGATGCAGGACACGGTTGTAAGTCCAGAGAAAGCTGAAGAGGTCAAACTCAAGGCCCGGTACCCCCATCTGGGGACCAGACCTGGTGGATCGGATCTACTGCGGAAAAGACTACAGAAGGGA CAAAAATATTTTGACTCGGGTGACTATAATATGGCCAAAGCCAAGATGAAGAACAAACAGCTTCCCACGGCCGCAGCTGAGAAGACCGAGATAACTGGTGACCACATTCCCACCCCTCAGGATCTCCCCCAAAGAAAACAGTCTCTGGTGGCCAGCAAACTCGCGGTGTAA